A genomic segment from Spongiibacter sp. IMCC21906 encodes:
- a CDS encoding SoxR reducing system RseC family protein, whose amino-acid sequence MSIESGRVVGVETSRLWLETISRSTCGSCSAQKGCGQGVMNRYMSGRRNHLQVNMGKFSAADFQLNDEVDVSVSNKALLSAAFVVYLLPLCSLIAGILIVGQFSNQDLYSVIGAVLGFSAGLLLVRIYSMMVANRPDYQPVVVAIRPSGASPVGIIPSISGTSVSG is encoded by the coding sequence ATGAGTATTGAAAGTGGCAGAGTTGTTGGGGTAGAGACGTCACGGCTTTGGCTGGAGACAATAAGCCGTTCGACCTGCGGGAGTTGTAGCGCTCAAAAAGGGTGTGGCCAAGGGGTGATGAATCGCTATATGTCTGGTCGCCGAAATCATTTGCAAGTCAATATGGGGAAATTCTCCGCCGCGGATTTTCAGTTGAATGACGAAGTGGACGTTAGTGTGTCTAATAAAGCCCTGTTAAGCGCGGCGTTTGTCGTCTATTTGCTACCGCTGTGTAGTTTAATTGCCGGTATTCTTATTGTGGGGCAGTTTTCTAACCAAGATTTATACAGCGTCATCGGTGCCGTTTTGGGCTTTTCTGCAGGCCTGCTGCTGGTGCGTATATACAGCATGATGGTTGCCAATCGGCCCGACTACCAGCCTGTGGTAGTCGCTATCCGCCCTAGTGGAGCTTCCCCTGTGGGCATAATCCCTTCAATATCGGGCACTTCTGTATCGGGCTAA
- a CDS encoding ATP-binding protein, which yields MRKRLGIKKLILLMGLLPTLGISLTLGSFLVFNQLQDAKTAVVERANHSSQQLAILSAQFLKPLNKEALQKLVTAALEERGLRNVVIFDSEKQQIVQAGPASSGLKDLNSSPASLDPQIIFNEDGLKIITPINSAAQPVGWLCTSFSWHHYEVNKYQTFLAGIIFFVIALLLSVALVSYITQILRSDFDALKSILKQLINGNKSFQAHLSGDDEFSEIADLLNQLSTAQQQELQELQRNIEQSNSDLRETLETLEIQNIELDLARREAVNANRIKSEFLANTSHEIRTPLNGIIGFTKILLKSELEQQQYDAVETIRKSSDGLLTIINDILDFSKMEAGKLVFDEAPVDIREIIEDTLQILAPTAFDKKLELALFFDPSIPDMLLSDGLRLKQILSNLLNNAIKFTASGYIRIDAICKGNDGQNISLNLQISDTGIGLSKDQQQQLFQGFTQADASITRQYGGTGLGLVIVKGLVEQMGGEIGVISEAGKGATFWVTLRLPVVKNAIRMRNFASLTGKTVAMYDKSVLQTAATQQLLQSWGMNVYPCDDIQNLRQNCDYRILSVAIDESLPTLPIPKNSEHPTIVLSPQPQKYDNRINAIFLQKPVSQIKLFDAFNLQHSQHITAPQLKFPDMRVLAVDDNPANLLMLKSFLDDLSVQSQTAQNGIEALQRCREKVFDLILMDIQMPQLDGIQASKEIRHSSLNKHTPIIALSAYLAPENPKQLREAGINDFLSKPIDDRQLLRLFERTASNPPAVSKTPPRPVDIQECLRLAKGKNGLAEEMLRMLLESLPDQAQSLAEAKNNDNRQQIAAISHDLKGACCYTGAPALKATNLTLAKMLESSEVDLSAAVDAVLTEIAALLSWKDNHDLSVIFAA from the coding sequence ATGCGTAAACGACTGGGTATCAAAAAACTAATCCTGCTGATGGGGTTGCTGCCTACCCTGGGTATCAGTCTGACTTTGGGTAGTTTTCTTGTATTCAATCAGCTTCAAGATGCCAAAACGGCTGTCGTTGAACGGGCCAACCACTCCAGCCAGCAACTCGCTATTTTATCGGCGCAATTCCTCAAGCCCTTAAATAAAGAGGCGCTTCAGAAACTCGTCACCGCAGCGCTGGAAGAGCGAGGGCTGCGCAATGTCGTGATCTTTGATAGTGAAAAACAGCAAATAGTTCAGGCAGGGCCTGCTAGTAGCGGCCTAAAAGATCTCAACTCATCTCCAGCCAGTCTCGACCCACAAATTATTTTTAATGAAGACGGGCTAAAAATCATTACACCCATTAACAGTGCGGCACAGCCGGTAGGCTGGCTTTGCACGAGCTTTAGCTGGCACCACTACGAGGTTAATAAATATCAAACATTTTTAGCAGGGATCATCTTTTTTGTCATTGCACTGCTGCTATCCGTTGCGTTGGTTAGCTATATCACTCAAATATTGCGCAGCGATTTTGATGCGCTGAAGTCAATCCTCAAACAACTGATAAATGGTAACAAAAGTTTTCAAGCCCACCTAAGTGGCGACGATGAATTTAGTGAAATTGCAGACCTCCTCAACCAGCTGAGTACCGCGCAACAACAAGAATTACAGGAACTTCAACGAAATATTGAGCAAAGCAATAGCGACCTAAGAGAAACCTTAGAGACGCTGGAAATTCAAAATATTGAGTTGGATCTAGCCCGGCGTGAAGCCGTGAATGCCAATAGAATTAAGTCAGAATTTCTAGCCAACACCAGTCATGAAATTCGCACTCCCCTCAATGGCATTATTGGATTTACCAAAATTTTGCTTAAGTCCGAACTGGAGCAACAACAATACGATGCTGTGGAGACTATCCGCAAATCGTCCGACGGCTTGCTGACTATCATCAACGATATTCTTGATTTCTCAAAAATGGAGGCCGGAAAACTGGTTTTCGATGAGGCGCCCGTCGATATCAGAGAGATTATCGAAGACACCCTGCAGATACTGGCCCCAACAGCCTTCGATAAGAAGCTGGAGCTGGCGTTATTTTTCGACCCAAGCATTCCTGACATGTTGCTTTCTGATGGCTTGAGATTAAAGCAAATTCTGAGCAATTTACTTAACAATGCCATTAAATTTACGGCATCAGGTTATATTCGTATTGATGCCATTTGCAAAGGCAACGATGGTCAGAATATTTCTTTAAATTTGCAAATCAGCGACACGGGAATTGGTCTTAGTAAAGACCAGCAGCAACAACTTTTTCAAGGTTTTACCCAAGCTGACGCATCGATTACCCGGCAATACGGCGGCACGGGTCTTGGACTCGTCATCGTCAAAGGCCTGGTCGAACAAATGGGCGGCGAGATTGGCGTGATCAGCGAGGCCGGTAAGGGCGCTACGTTTTGGGTCACCCTGCGGCTGCCAGTTGTTAAAAACGCAATTCGAATGAGAAACTTTGCTTCTCTTACCGGTAAAACAGTTGCCATGTATGACAAAAGCGTCTTGCAAACTGCAGCCACACAACAACTGCTACAAAGCTGGGGAATGAACGTTTATCCTTGTGATGACATTCAAAATCTAAGACAAAATTGCGACTATCGCATTTTAAGTGTCGCTATTGACGAAAGTTTGCCGACCCTGCCTATCCCGAAAAACAGCGAACACCCCACAATTGTGTTATCCCCCCAGCCACAAAAGTATGACAACCGTATCAACGCTATTTTTCTACAGAAACCCGTATCGCAAATTAAATTATTTGATGCTTTTAACCTTCAACACTCACAACATATAACCGCGCCCCAACTAAAATTTCCGGATATGCGCGTTTTGGCGGTGGATGACAACCCAGCAAACCTGTTAATGCTAAAAAGCTTTCTAGATGATTTGTCGGTACAAAGCCAAACCGCCCAAAATGGTATTGAAGCCCTACAGCGCTGTAGAGAAAAAGTATTTGATTTGATCCTCATGGATATCCAAATGCCTCAGCTCGACGGCATTCAAGCCAGTAAAGAGATTCGCCACAGTAGTTTGAACAAGCACACGCCGATTATTGCCTTGTCAGCCTATCTTGCGCCAGAAAACCCCAAGCAATTAAGAGAAGCGGGTATCAATGACTTTCTCAGTAAACCGATTGATGACCGGCAACTATTACGTCTTTTTGAGCGAACCGCCAGTAATCCGCCAGCGGTGTCAAAAACACCTCCCAGGCCCGTTGATATTCAAGAATGCCTGCGCTTGGCAAAAGGTAAGAATGGCTTAGCTGAGGAAATGTTACGCATGCTTTTAGAAAGTCTGCCAGACCAAGCTCAATCACTGGCAGAAGCAAAAAACAACGACAACCGGCAACAGATTGCAGCCATAAGTCACGACCTCAAAGGCGCCTGCTGCTATACCGGTGCACCGGCACTCAAGGCCACCAACTTGACCTTAGCTAAGATGCTTGAGTCATCGGAAGTTGATCTAAGCGCCGCGGTGGACGCAGTGCTAACAGAGATTGCCGCACTACTCAGTTGGAAAGACAATCATGATCTATCTGTGATTTTTGCCGCTTGA
- the lepB gene encoding signal peptidase I, translated as MVNLILVIVAAVSLIIWLLQEVKGRKQMQQALQWCAEKKTASDAESLKQQVVPGWLEWSYRLVVFLWFVWLASVVLIKDGDFALALVILTFLAGIIGGLDRFVFEKARQAFVRAGNVAVYITYFVKQDQDGLKSQFGGTLPIAENARSFFPVLLVVLVLRSFVVEPFQIPSASMVPSLEVGDYILVNKFEYGIRLPVIGTKLVEVGEPQRGDVMVFFPPNDKRYFIKRVVGLPGDEIRYVNKKLYINGKLIPQTLVAEVPPLQAVTQVLREQLGSADHLIHHDKRIYRGDFETTVSPGHYFMMGDNRDNSSDSRVWGEVPEENIVGKAFAIWMHWRGISQLPSFDRVGQIR; from the coding sequence ATGGTAAATCTTATTCTTGTCATTGTTGCGGCGGTGTCGCTGATTATTTGGTTGCTGCAAGAAGTTAAAGGCCGAAAGCAAATGCAACAGGCTTTGCAGTGGTGTGCCGAAAAGAAAACGGCCAGCGATGCGGAGTCACTAAAACAACAGGTGGTGCCGGGCTGGCTTGAATGGAGCTATCGGCTGGTCGTTTTTCTTTGGTTTGTTTGGCTCGCCAGTGTGGTACTGATTAAAGATGGCGATTTTGCCTTGGCGTTGGTTATTTTAACGTTTTTAGCAGGCATTATTGGTGGCTTGGATCGCTTCGTATTTGAAAAAGCACGACAGGCCTTTGTGCGGGCCGGCAATGTCGCTGTGTATATCACCTACTTTGTAAAACAAGACCAGGATGGCCTCAAGTCTCAATTTGGGGGCACTTTACCCATTGCGGAGAATGCGCGTTCTTTTTTCCCGGTGCTGCTGGTGGTGTTGGTCTTGCGCTCATTTGTTGTAGAACCCTTTCAGATCCCTTCGGCCTCAATGGTCCCCAGTTTAGAAGTGGGTGATTATATTTTGGTCAATAAGTTTGAGTACGGTATCAGACTGCCGGTGATAGGAACCAAATTGGTCGAAGTGGGCGAACCTCAGCGGGGCGACGTCATGGTGTTTTTCCCCCCCAATGACAAACGTTATTTTATTAAGCGGGTTGTTGGCTTGCCGGGTGACGAGATTCGTTACGTTAATAAAAAGCTGTATATCAATGGCAAATTGATACCACAAACCTTGGTTGCCGAAGTGCCACCACTGCAAGCGGTTACCCAAGTTTTGCGTGAGCAACTCGGCAGTGCCGATCACTTAATTCACCACGACAAACGCATTTATCGTGGTGATTTTGAAACAACCGTAAGCCCCGGTCATTACTTCATGATGGGTGACAATCGCGATAACAGCAGCGATAGCCGAGTCTGGGGTGAAGTTCCTGAAGAAAATATTGTGGGTAAAGCGTTTGCTATCTGGATGCATTGGCGAGGAATTAGCCAACTCCCTAGCTTTGATCGAGTGGGTCAAATTCGTTAA
- the recO gene encoding DNA repair protein RecO — translation MKRVEGEPCFILHQRPYRETSALLEVFSLDHGRFSVIAKGLRGGSRGRQAWRSALQPFNLLALSWSGRGELKTLTDAQLQKAFSLQGRALFCGFYLNELLERLLHRFDPHQNLFHHYQYSLDRLLNGEDEKRCLRRFEFSLLADLGYGFSLHLDGNGEGIIADNNYVFLPEQGFIPARQQEEIVFSGTHLLELAKDDYSAEAELTGRRLSRLLLGQLLGSKPLRSRELFAATFASDSSGKNHR, via the coding sequence ATGAAACGCGTTGAAGGTGAGCCCTGCTTTATTCTCCATCAACGACCCTATCGCGAGACCAGCGCACTATTGGAAGTGTTTAGTCTCGATCATGGCCGTTTTTCTGTTATTGCTAAAGGCTTGCGAGGCGGTAGCCGTGGTCGACAGGCTTGGCGTTCTGCACTGCAACCCTTTAATTTGCTAGCGCTCTCTTGGTCGGGACGGGGGGAGCTAAAAACACTGACGGATGCTCAGCTGCAAAAGGCTTTTTCGTTACAGGGGCGGGCGCTATTTTGTGGTTTTTATTTAAATGAATTGCTAGAGCGTTTGTTGCATCGCTTTGACCCCCACCAAAACCTATTTCATCATTATCAATACAGTTTGGACCGTTTGCTTAATGGTGAGGATGAAAAGCGTTGTTTACGTCGCTTTGAGTTCTCGCTGTTGGCGGATCTTGGATACGGGTTTTCATTACACCTAGATGGCAATGGCGAAGGTATTATTGCTGATAATAACTACGTTTTTTTGCCAGAACAGGGGTTTATTCCAGCAAGACAGCAGGAGGAAATTGTATTTTCTGGCACGCATTTGTTAGAGCTGGCTAAAGACGATTATTCTGCCGAAGCTGAATTAACGGGGCGCCGATTGAGTCGTTTACTGCTAGGGCAGCTGCTGGGGAGTAAACCGCTGCGCAGTCGGGAGTTATTTGCCGCAACTTTTGCTAGCGATTCAAGCGGCAAAAATCACAGATAG
- the cysM gene encoding cysteine synthase CysM, with product MKQFPSIDQFIGNTPLVRLQRLPGRTSNTILVKLEGNNPAGSVKDRPAISMIQRAEDRGDISPGDTLIEATSGNTGIALAMAAAIKGYRMVLIMPNHMSTERKLAMAAYGATLIEVTKEQGMEGARDLALEMQSAGKGKVLDQFSNGDNPRAHYEGTGPEIWRETEGRITHFVSSMGTTGTIMGVSRYLKEVQPEIEIVGLQPDDSSSIPGIRRWPEAYLPSIYEAPRVDRIIDMDQDTAERTMRALAAEEGIFCGVSSGGAVAGALRLSEQVENALIVAIICDRGDRYLSTGVFDAALN from the coding sequence ATGAAACAGTTTCCCAGTATTGATCAATTTATAGGCAACACCCCGCTGGTACGCTTGCAGCGGTTGCCAGGGCGTACCAGCAACACCATTTTGGTGAAATTGGAAGGTAATAACCCCGCTGGCTCCGTTAAAGACAGACCCGCAATCAGCATGATACAGCGAGCAGAAGACCGGGGCGATATTTCTCCTGGCGATACTTTAATAGAGGCGACCAGTGGCAATACCGGAATTGCATTGGCGATGGCTGCGGCCATAAAGGGCTATCGTATGGTGCTGATCATGCCTAACCATATGAGTACTGAGCGCAAATTGGCGATGGCAGCCTACGGCGCAACGCTGATTGAAGTGACCAAAGAACAAGGCATGGAAGGGGCGCGCGACTTGGCATTAGAAATGCAATCTGCGGGAAAAGGCAAAGTACTGGATCAGTTTTCTAATGGGGATAATCCTCGTGCGCATTATGAGGGCACTGGCCCGGAAATTTGGCGAGAAACAGAAGGCCGTATTACCCATTTTGTCAGCTCAATGGGAACAACGGGCACCATTATGGGCGTGTCTCGATATTTAAAAGAGGTTCAACCTGAGATAGAAATTGTCGGCTTGCAGCCAGACGATAGCTCTAGTATTCCGGGTATTCGCCGGTGGCCAGAGGCGTATTTGCCGAGTATTTACGAGGCGCCAAGGGTGGACAGGATAATCGATATGGATCAAGACACCGCGGAGCGAACAATGCGAGCGCTGGCTGCAGAAGAGGGAATCTTTTGCGGCGTCTCTTCTGGGGGCGCTGTTGCCGGTGCGCTACGTTTAAGTGAGCAGGTAGAAAATGCGCTTATCGTCGCGATAATTTGCGATCGAGGAGACCGGTACTTGTCGACAGGCGTATTTGATGCGGCTTTGAATTAA
- the rnc gene encoding ribonuclease III: MVTDKQSLFDRIDYQFQDPTLVDVALTHRSFAAENNERLEFLGDSLLNMIIAEALYLKFPSVREGELSRMRAGLVNGETLAVLGQEFALGDYLRLGSGESNTGGRYRESILADTVEALIGAIYLESGFESCRTKVLQWYGARLDKVNPKASHKDAKTLLQEFLQARKQSLPNYQLVETTGAEHEQVFTVACQVDMLSSAEVASGQSRRRAEQAAAEKVLHKLQNQH, from the coding sequence ATGGTGACCGATAAGCAGTCGCTTTTTGATCGTATTGATTACCAGTTTCAAGACCCCACACTGGTCGATGTTGCTTTAACTCACCGCAGTTTTGCTGCTGAAAACAACGAGCGCTTAGAGTTTTTAGGCGACTCATTGTTAAATATGATTATTGCCGAAGCCTTGTATCTCAAGTTTCCCAGTGTTCGGGAAGGGGAGTTGAGTCGAATGCGAGCTGGCTTGGTAAACGGTGAGACGCTGGCGGTTTTAGGTCAAGAGTTTGCGCTGGGCGATTATCTTCGTCTCGGAAGCGGTGAAAGCAATACCGGTGGCCGTTATCGAGAATCTATTCTCGCCGATACGGTAGAGGCACTGATTGGTGCTATTTATTTAGAGAGTGGTTTTGAATCTTGCCGCACTAAGGTTTTGCAATGGTATGGCGCTAGATTGGACAAGGTGAATCCAAAAGCCAGTCACAAAGACGCTAAAACCTTGTTGCAAGAATTTTTACAGGCCCGCAAACAGTCTTTACCCAATTATCAGCTGGTTGAGACCACTGGCGCAGAACACGAGCAAGTTTTTACCGTGGCATGCCAAGTCGACATGCTCAGCAGTGCAGAAGTTGCTTCGGGACAGAGTCGTCGTCGGGCTGAGCAGGCTGCGGCAGAGAAAGTACTACACAAACTTCAAAATCAACATTAA
- a CDS encoding DUF4845 domain-containing protein produces the protein MRKQQQGISMLAALVLICVVLVLGTAAARLLPIYLDCWTLNNIIDDVVEDNRGKTTTPAQVRQSLSRHFTTNRIESVSLRDIEISTNSEGVLIDASHEKRTPLIFNIDAVVKFEDMTYLIPRS, from the coding sequence ATGCGTAAACAACAACAGGGTATTAGCATGCTCGCCGCGTTGGTTTTGATCTGCGTAGTGCTTGTGCTGGGAACTGCGGCCGCGCGATTGCTGCCTATCTATCTAGACTGTTGGACCCTAAATAATATTATTGACGATGTGGTTGAAGATAATCGCGGCAAAACGACTACCCCTGCACAAGTGCGGCAATCATTAAGCCGCCATTTTACAACCAACCGAATTGAGTCTGTTTCTTTGCGGGATATCGAAATTAGTACTAATAGTGAGGGTGTGTTGATTGATGCCAGCCATGAAAAGCGCACACCATTAATCTTCAATATTGATGCAGTGGTGAAGTTTGAAGATATGACCTATTTGATCCCCCGGAGTTAA
- the era gene encoding GTPase Era — protein sequence MSEQRCGYIAIVGRPNVGKSTLLNHILGQKLSITSRKPQTTRHQVLGIKTEDDIQAVYVDTPGLHLKEAKAINRYMNKAASSALKGVDLVLFVVDRDRWTDEDELVLSRLENQDCPVMLVINKVDRMDDKGQLLPLIASLKARGNFTEVVPVSALRGHNRDDLEDLIKQYLPESPHMFPEDQITNRSERFLAAELVREKIMRQLGEEVPYAMAVEIEEFKSSPRLTEISALILVEKAGQKKIIIGDAGSRLRQIGTEARKDMERAFDSKVMLRLWVKIKSGWSDDERALRSLGYTDFD from the coding sequence ATGAGTGAACAACGCTGTGGCTATATTGCGATTGTAGGGCGGCCTAATGTTGGTAAGTCTACTCTGCTTAATCACATTCTTGGACAGAAGCTAAGCATTACATCTCGCAAGCCTCAAACTACCCGTCATCAAGTCTTGGGCATTAAAACTGAGGACGATATTCAAGCCGTTTACGTTGATACGCCCGGTCTTCATTTAAAAGAAGCCAAGGCCATTAACCGCTATATGAACAAGGCTGCCAGTTCAGCACTAAAAGGTGTGGATTTGGTGTTGTTTGTCGTGGATAGAGACCGCTGGACCGATGAAGACGAGCTGGTTTTATCGCGGTTAGAAAATCAAGATTGCCCGGTCATGTTGGTTATTAATAAAGTTGACCGTATGGACGACAAAGGCCAGCTGTTACCACTCATTGCCAGTTTAAAAGCCCGGGGAAATTTTACAGAGGTGGTGCCGGTATCGGCATTACGCGGCCACAATCGGGATGATCTTGAGGACTTAATCAAGCAATACCTTCCTGAAAGTCCACATATGTTCCCTGAGGATCAGATTACAAACCGCAGTGAGCGGTTTCTCGCGGCTGAATTGGTCCGTGAAAAAATTATGCGTCAGCTAGGTGAAGAAGTGCCTTATGCGATGGCGGTTGAAATAGAAGAGTTCAAATCGTCCCCTCGACTGACAGAAATTAGCGCTTTAATTCTGGTCGAGAAAGCGGGTCAAAAGAAGATTATTATCGGTGATGCCGGTAGTCGGTTGCGGCAAATAGGAACTGAAGCCCGTAAGGATATGGAAAGGGCTTTTGACAGTAAGGTTATGCTGCGATTGTGGGTGAAAATAAAATCAGGTTGGTCTGACGATGAACGGGCCTTACGCAGTCTTGGTTACACTGACTTCGATTAA
- the lepA gene encoding translation elongation factor 4 yields the protein MHSLELIRNFSIIAHIDHGKSTLADRFIQVCGGLTEREMAEQVLDSMDIERERGITIKAQSVTLNYTANDGKTYQLNFIDTPGHVDFSYEVSRSLAACEGALLVVDAAQGVEAQSVANCYTAIEQGLEVLPVLNKMDLPQADPDRVKQEIEEIIGVDATEAVPVSAKSGMGVPEVLEYLVKLVPPPEGDAEAPLQALIIDSWFDNYQGVVSLVRVKNGVLRKGDKIITKSIGKGQIVDHVGVFTPKQTNTNILRAGEVGFVIAGIKDILGAPVGDTFTHASTPDTAALPGFQKVKPQVYAGLFTVSTDDYEDFREALGKLTLNDASLFYEPETSDALGFGFRCGFLGTLHMEIIQERLEREYNLDLITTAPTVIYEVLKKNGEVVQVDNPSSMPDPGELEETREPIAIVNILVPQEHLGNVLSLCADKRGVQKDMQFLGQQVSVNWEIPMSEVVLDFFDRLKSVSRGFASLDYSFDRFQTADLVKLDVLINGDRVDALALIVHRDHAHARGRQLVDKMRELIPRQMFDVAIQAAIGGHVIARQTVKALRKNVTAKCYGGDVSRKRKLLEKQKAGKKRMKQVGNVEIPQSAFLAVLKVDS from the coding sequence GTGCACAGTCTTGAGCTGATCCGAAATTTTTCAATTATTGCCCATATCGATCATGGAAAATCCACCTTGGCAGACCGTTTTATTCAGGTTTGCGGCGGTTTGACGGAAAGAGAGATGGCTGAGCAGGTTCTCGATTCGATGGATATCGAACGGGAGCGCGGCATTACGATTAAAGCTCAGAGTGTCACCCTGAACTACACCGCTAATGATGGTAAAACCTATCAGCTCAACTTTATCGACACCCCAGGGCATGTGGATTTCTCCTATGAAGTATCCCGCTCTTTGGCGGCTTGCGAAGGGGCGTTGTTGGTTGTCGATGCAGCCCAGGGCGTCGAGGCGCAATCTGTTGCCAACTGCTACACCGCAATTGAACAGGGTTTAGAAGTGTTGCCAGTCCTCAACAAAATGGACCTTCCCCAAGCTGACCCTGATCGTGTGAAGCAAGAAATTGAAGAAATCATTGGTGTTGATGCCACTGAGGCGGTGCCCGTCAGCGCCAAGTCGGGCATGGGCGTGCCCGAAGTGCTGGAGTATTTGGTTAAATTGGTGCCGCCGCCGGAAGGTGATGCAGAGGCACCATTGCAAGCCTTGATCATTGACTCCTGGTTTGATAATTACCAAGGCGTTGTATCACTGGTTCGGGTGAAAAATGGCGTTCTGCGCAAGGGCGACAAGATCATTACCAAGTCTATTGGTAAAGGTCAAATTGTCGATCATGTGGGCGTATTCACCCCCAAACAAACCAATACGAATATCTTGCGTGCGGGTGAAGTGGGTTTTGTTATCGCCGGGATTAAAGATATTTTAGGTGCGCCGGTGGGGGACACGTTTACCCACGCATCTACGCCAGATACTGCCGCGTTGCCGGGTTTTCAGAAAGTGAAACCCCAGGTTTATGCTGGGTTGTTTACGGTCTCAACAGACGACTATGAAGATTTTCGTGAAGCATTGGGCAAGTTAACTTTGAATGATGCCTCACTTTTTTATGAACCAGAAACCTCAGATGCGCTAGGTTTCGGGTTTCGCTGTGGTTTCCTTGGCACCTTGCACATGGAAATTATCCAAGAACGTCTAGAGCGAGAATATAATCTAGACTTGATCACCACCGCACCCACGGTAATTTACGAGGTGTTAAAGAAAAATGGCGAAGTTGTGCAGGTGGACAACCCCTCGTCTATGCCTGATCCCGGTGAGCTGGAAGAAACCCGCGAGCCCATTGCCATCGTCAATATACTGGTTCCCCAAGAACATTTGGGCAATGTGTTAAGCTTATGCGCTGACAAACGTGGCGTTCAAAAGGATATGCAGTTTCTGGGGCAGCAAGTCTCGGTGAACTGGGAAATTCCAATGAGCGAAGTTGTACTGGACTTTTTTGATCGATTGAAGTCGGTCAGCCGGGGGTTTGCGTCTCTGGATTACAGTTTTGATCGTTTTCAGACTGCGGACTTGGTTAAGCTTGACGTGCTTATTAATGGTGATCGGGTCGATGCTTTGGCTTTAATCGTTCACCGGGACCATGCTCATGCCCGAGGACGACAGCTGGTTGATAAGATGCGCGAGCTAATCCCCAGGCAGATGTTTGACGTTGCTATTCAGGCAGCTATTGGTGGACATGTTATTGCAAGGCAGACGGTTAAAGCACTGCGCAAAAATGTGACAGCCAAATGCTATGGCGGAGATGTTTCACGGAAAAGAAAATTGCTGGAAAAACAAAAAGCGGGCAAAAAACGCATGAAACAAGTGGGGAATGTCGAAATCCCTCAGTCAGCGTTTTTAGCCGTATTAAAAGTAGATAGTTAA